A part of Rhopalosiphum maidis isolate BTI-1 chromosome 3, ASM367621v3, whole genome shotgun sequence genomic DNA contains:
- the LOC113559741 gene encoding uncharacterized protein LOC113559741, producing MATPKVNDVEKKTFESKNNEDPIPATINENDPRASGAQSITPANLSNNDFENASSVIKYLGEDEIPDECPLKNNNELYCYDRETAKTLMYLIDSRDRQKVLTWIRKLDGMNDDEGILERVHYIRYLVSTLSGTLGLVEPFTSMPPKNVKPLQLVLPPTVYADLLKDQPEPCLRKKIYAHKMPNSNSRFLQDKKFYEQQLFPPEGIICYAAAFSVI from the exons ATGGCAACTCCTAAAGTAAACGATGTCGAAAAAAAGACTTTTGAATCCAAAAATAATGAAGATCCAATTCCAG cAACAATCAATGAGAACGATCCTAGAGCGTCAGGAGCACAATCAATTACACCTGCTAATTTGTCCAACAATGATTTTGAAAATGCGTCGTCAGTGATAAAATATCTTGGTGAAGATGAAATACCCGACGAATGTCcgttgaaaaataacaatgaactATACTGTTATGATCGAGAAACGGCCAAAACTTTGATgtatttaatag ACAGTAGAGATCGCCAAAAGGTGTTAACGTGGATAAGAAAACTAGACGGGATGAACGACGACGAAGGTATATTGGAACGTGTGCATTACATAAGGTACCTGGTGTCCACACTGAGTGGAACATTAGGATTGGTAGAACCATTCACGTCTATGCCCCCAAAAAACGTAAAACCTCTGCAACTTGTTTTACCACCAACTGTTTACGCCGATCTATTGAAAGACCAACCTGAGCCTTgtttaaggaaaaaaatatatgctcaTAAAATGCCAAATTCCAATAGTCGATTTCTACAAGACAAAAAGTTTTATGAACAACAATTATTTCCACCAGAAGGCATTATATGCTATGCGGCTGCTTTTAGCGTCATATGA
- the LOC113560211 gene encoding bombyxin B-8-like, with translation MKLYIIFTFLGVYLSVVLGAPSSWDDAYMNMLSQYCGSRLSNELAILCSGKYNDAKGSPKRQKRGIVDECCRTPCSRNYMKINYCAPDVPTITDSPIPNSQSFKVDYLRYYYQLVIHVLDPMAEDGDQYIDDKNADNEYIYD, from the exons ATGAAGTTATATATCATTTTCACTTTTCTCGGAGTGTATTTAAGTGTAGTTCTAGGGGCACCATCCTCATGGGACGATGCATATATGAATATGTTGAGCCAATATTGTGGCTCACGTTTATCGAACGAGCTTGCCATTTTATGCAGTGGTAAATACAACGATGCCAaag GTAGTCCAAAAAGGCAAAAAAGGGGAATTGTCGACGAATGTTGTAGAACACCATGTTCCCGAaactatatgaaaataaattattgtgctCCTGATGT acCGACAATTACTGATTCACCAATACCAAATAGTCAATCATTCAAAGTTGATTATTTACGTTACTATTATCAACTAG ttattcatGTGTTGGACCCGATGGCGGAGGATGGAGATCAATACATTGACGATAAAAACGCTgataatgaatacatttacgattaa